The Acidobacteriota bacterium genome has a segment encoding these proteins:
- a CDS encoding ABC transporter ATP-binding protein, producing MLKADDLSKRYEDGVLALNHLNLEVRPGELYCLLGANGAGKTTTINLFLNFIPPTTGTCFINGIDVTRDPLEAKKFVAFVSENVMLYGNFTARQNLDFFAKLGGKTGLAKEDYDRVMRRVSLQEKAFTQRVKTFSKGMRQKLGISIAIIKDAPAVLLDEPTSGLDPKAAEEFLEIMTELKNEGKSILMSTHDIFRAKEIGDRVGIMKEGRLVMERTREELQYEDLVKIYIDYMKSEPPALS from the coding sequence ATCCTGAAGGCCGATGACCTGTCCAAGCGTTACGAGGACGGCGTTCTGGCCCTGAATCATCTGAACCTGGAAGTCCGTCCGGGGGAACTCTACTGCCTGCTCGGGGCCAACGGTGCAGGAAAGACGACGACCATTAATCTGTTTCTGAACTTCATCCCGCCGACGACCGGGACATGTTTCATCAATGGAATCGACGTCACCAGGGATCCGCTCGAGGCCAAGAAATTCGTGGCCTTCGTTTCCGAGAACGTCATGCTATACGGCAACTTCACGGCCCGCCAGAACCTCGACTTCTTCGCCAAACTCGGCGGTAAGACCGGCCTGGCGAAAGAAGACTACGACCGGGTCATGCGCCGGGTCTCTCTCCAGGAGAAGGCCTTCACCCAGCGGGTCAAGACCTTCTCCAAGGGCATGCGGCAGAAGCTGGGCATTTCCATCGCCATCATCAAGGACGCCCCGGCCGTTTTGCTGGATGAGCCGACCTCGGGCCTCGATCCCAAAGCGGCCGAAGAGTTTCTCGAGATCATGACCGAGCTCAAAAATGAGGGCAAGTCCATTCTGATGTCGACCCATGACATTTTCAGGGCCAAGGAGATCGGCGATCGGGTCGGGATCATGAAGGAAGGCCGCCTGGTCATGGAGCGGACCCGGGAGGAGCTCCAGTACGAGGACCTCGTCAAGATCTACATCGACTACATGAAGTCCGAGCCGCCGGCTTTATCATGA
- a CDS encoding ATP-binding protein, with protein MTSVLRRIRGFLGSRKRPAVPAKTVFRDFTESLNLIEDFDLIARNMLGTIKEAVAWDRLVLFIYDGDLGLFRVGAASGYDADHLKGLTLSGQDKLVKWLKVNRAHLDIGRQAGVFGYLEDKDKEVIGRLDLAFCFPILSMNRLIGVLCVGSGKSKIGFSGQEISFIEAVMPQAGIALENALLYKEQRERVRRMLRADRLATIGELAAGAAHEIRNPLTSIKSSLQYLETRCREETERKLLGVALRETDRIDEILVALLSFSRPSMITKEACDIAALLEESVALISIQARTRQVDIRTVFPPSPVIVAADKSQIKQLFLNVFLNAVQAMETGGTLSVEITRLGEGRIRVRVSDTGPGISEVDLEKIFDPFFTTKKGGTGLGLSICYTIVKAHGGEIEFFSRPGEGTTALITLPSPSGRKP; from the coding sequence ATGACGAGTGTGTTGCGCAGGATCCGCGGTTTTCTCGGGAGCCGGAAACGCCCGGCCGTTCCCGCAAAGACCGTATTCCGCGATTTCACGGAGAGTCTCAATCTCATCGAGGATTTCGACCTCATCGCCCGGAACATGCTGGGCACGATCAAGGAAGCCGTTGCCTGGGATCGCCTGGTTCTGTTTATTTATGACGGCGACCTCGGGTTGTTCCGGGTCGGCGCCGCATCCGGATATGATGCCGATCATCTCAAGGGCCTGACCCTGTCGGGTCAGGATAAACTTGTCAAGTGGCTCAAGGTCAACAGGGCACATCTCGATATCGGGCGTCAAGCCGGGGTCTTCGGGTATTTGGAGGATAAAGACAAGGAGGTCATCGGCAGGCTTGACCTCGCGTTCTGCTTCCCGATCCTGTCCATGAATCGGCTGATCGGGGTTCTCTGTGTCGGATCCGGTAAATCGAAAATTGGATTTTCCGGGCAGGAGATCTCATTCATCGAGGCCGTCATGCCCCAGGCCGGCATCGCCCTCGAAAACGCCCTTCTCTATAAGGAACAGCGGGAACGCGTCCGGCGCATGTTGCGGGCCGACCGGCTGGCCACGATCGGCGAACTGGCCGCCGGGGCCGCCCACGAAATCCGCAACCCTCTGACGTCCATCAAATCCTCTCTCCAGTACCTGGAGACCCGTTGCCGCGAAGAGACCGAGAGGAAGCTTCTCGGCGTCGCCCTCAGAGAGACCGACCGGATCGATGAGATCCTGGTCGCGCTTCTCTCTTTCTCCAGGCCGTCCATGATCACAAAGGAGGCTTGCGACATCGCGGCGCTGCTCGAAGAAAGCGTGGCCCTCATTTCCATCCAGGCCCGAACCCGGCAGGTGGACATCCGGACCGTTTTCCCGCCTTCCCCCGTCATCGTCGCGGCCGACAAGTCCCAGATCAAGCAGCTCTTCCTGAATGTGTTTCTCAACGCCGTTCAAGCCATGGAGACCGGCGGAACGCTTTCGGTCGAGATCACTCGGCTTGGAGAAGGACGGATCCGGGTCCGGGTTTCCGATACGGGGCCGGGAATTTCCGAAGTGGATCTCGAAAAAATTTTCGATCCCTTTTTCACGACCAAAAAGGGCGGAACGGGGCTGGGGCTTTCGATCTGCTATACGATCGTCAAGGCGCATGGAGGAGAGATCGAATTTTTCAGCCGTCCCGGAGAGGGGACGACGGCCCTTATCACATTGCCGTCGCCGAGCGGGAGGAAGCCATGA
- a CDS encoding ABC transporter permease subunit, with translation MISAVIKKEILSNLLSYKFYVVILLTAVLVVTSFFVMARDYKERLADYSLIRPKPGEPIAVNPPNPLSIFAKGLDEAMARSFEVSIIGIHVRSGQKSGNAVFAFFPAPDFLYIVRVILSLVALLFGFDQVSREKEAGTLRLMLANPASRGGILAGKWLGNFLTLAIPFFLVTMLGTAVVNLDPAIRLSADQALRLGLILILTLFYIAFFLSLGILVSTLTRRASSSLVILLFIWALLVFILPNLGTLIARQAVEVPSVRALSEKRSQIWTREILLLTRDVGDRASHIKAISAENDAIEADYRIRFDRLVELARTINRISPVAGFIYAATEIAGTGVGEEGAFKNEVVRYKNSLLDRTLASPDSGMADHPAFRYTYRPLDRILTGGALFDAAWLIVFNILFFALSHTAFVRYDVR, from the coding sequence ATGATCAGCGCCGTTATCAAGAAAGAAATTCTCTCGAACCTTCTGAGCTATAAATTCTACGTCGTCATCCTGCTAACGGCCGTCCTGGTCGTGACGAGTTTTTTCGTCATGGCCCGGGATTACAAGGAGCGGCTGGCCGACTACAGCCTTATCCGGCCAAAGCCCGGAGAGCCCATCGCCGTCAATCCACCCAATCCTCTGTCGATCTTTGCCAAGGGCCTGGACGAAGCCATGGCCCGGTCCTTCGAGGTCAGCATTATCGGTATCCATGTCCGATCCGGTCAGAAATCGGGCAACGCCGTCTTCGCCTTCTTCCCGGCCCCCGATTTCCTTTATATCGTCCGGGTCATCCTCTCGCTCGTCGCCCTCCTCTTCGGTTTCGACCAGGTTAGCCGGGAAAAAGAAGCCGGCACGCTGCGCCTGATGCTGGCCAACCCGGCTTCGAGGGGCGGGATCCTGGCCGGGAAATGGCTCGGCAATTTCCTGACCTTGGCCATCCCATTTTTCCTGGTGACAATGCTCGGCACAGCCGTGGTCAATCTCGATCCGGCCATCCGCCTGTCCGCGGACCAGGCCCTGCGACTGGGCCTCATTCTTATTCTGACCCTCTTCTACATTGCCTTTTTCCTGAGTCTGGGGATCCTCGTCTCGACATTGACCCGGCGGGCTTCGAGCTCCCTCGTCATTCTGCTCTTCATCTGGGCCCTCCTCGTCTTCATTCTGCCGAACCTGGGAACGCTTATCGCGCGTCAGGCGGTTGAAGTGCCGTCGGTCCGGGCGCTGAGCGAAAAGCGCAGCCAAATCTGGACCCGGGAAATTCTCCTCCTCACCCGGGACGTAGGCGATCGGGCCTCGCACATCAAGGCCATCAGCGCCGAGAACGACGCGATCGAGGCGGACTACAGGATCAGGTTCGACCGACTGGTCGAACTGGCCAGGACCATCAATCGCATCTCTCCCGTGGCCGGTTTCATCTACGCGGCGACCGAGATCGCCGGGACGGGCGTCGGCGAGGAAGGAGCATTCAAGAACGAGGTCGTCCGCTATAAGAACAGCCTGCTCGACCGGACGCTCGCCTCGCCGGATTCGGGGATGGCGGACCATCCGGCTTTTCGCTACACATACCGGCCGCTTGACCGTATTCTGACCGGAGGAGCGCTCTTCGACGCAGCCTGGCTGATCGTTTTCAACATCCTCTTTTTCGCCCTGAGCCATACGGCCTTCGTAAGATATGACGTCCGCTGA
- a CDS encoding NEW3 domain-containing protein, translating into MKILKYFVILITVLILGFMLFAQSQESQSLKLLRLKSSQLQLEQKKGDFDRALSMKESGLISEAEFSLTRTYYLQAQVDYQQALISFMGSEARISVAGAVKFQDRSGRKFVRVALRYSSKELKELANLNISAEDLFPLDFMKEIKDVHVSLLSEGKIISDPYEKTIASMPLETERDATFGLLRDVENLDISVAYSGKTEVTSVYLQKGVSANLVTINSPQFSQEADLESTATYDLSLEKFSGEANVFKLEAVNLPPQLTHEFSDPRTGARLSQIMFSEGVTSLNLALKLFLPKNPDSRVVLDKPLEFHVLALDNEQTLALREIQARDGGGFVTDEEIESLKSGGAKLEIIPRGVPRVEVQALNLYHEIKVGETVDMDVTIKNTGTRTLNNVRVFCDLPLNWRAEIVPDLIPVLEQNKDEVVRIRFVPPADVSVGDYEPKIRTDSIADNRRVESLDKIVRIHLGSKTNVLGIGALVLLLVGLLVGIVVFGIKLTRR; encoded by the coding sequence ATGAAAATCCTTAAATATTTCGTGATCCTCATCACGGTTCTCATCCTCGGGTTCATGCTGTTCGCACAATCGCAGGAATCCCAGTCTCTGAAACTGCTGAGACTGAAAAGCTCGCAACTGCAGCTCGAGCAGAAAAAGGGCGATTTCGACAGGGCGCTCAGCATGAAGGAATCGGGACTGATCTCGGAGGCGGAATTCTCCCTGACGCGGACCTACTACCTCCAGGCCCAGGTCGACTACCAGCAAGCCCTCATCAGTTTCATGGGAAGCGAGGCCCGCATCTCGGTGGCCGGCGCGGTTAAGTTCCAGGACCGGTCCGGCAGGAAATTCGTCCGGGTCGCGCTCCGCTATTCGTCCAAGGAACTCAAGGAACTGGCCAACCTGAATATCAGCGCTGAGGACCTGTTTCCGCTCGACTTCATGAAGGAGATCAAGGACGTCCATGTCTCGCTTCTCTCGGAGGGCAAGATCATCTCCGACCCGTACGAGAAGACGATCGCCTCGATGCCGCTTGAAACGGAGCGGGACGCGACGTTCGGCCTCCTCCGCGACGTCGAGAATCTGGATATCAGTGTCGCCTACTCCGGCAAGACGGAGGTCACCTCGGTCTACCTCCAGAAGGGCGTCAGCGCCAATCTCGTGACCATCAACTCACCCCAGTTCTCCCAGGAAGCGGACCTCGAAAGCACGGCGACCTACGACCTGTCGCTCGAAAAGTTCAGCGGCGAAGCCAACGTCTTCAAGCTCGAAGCCGTCAACCTGCCGCCCCAGCTCACCCACGAGTTCTCGGATCCGCGGACGGGGGCAAGGCTGTCGCAGATCATGTTCAGCGAAGGGGTGACCAGCCTGAACCTGGCCCTGAAGTTGTTTCTGCCCAAAAACCCGGACAGCCGGGTCGTACTCGATAAGCCCCTCGAGTTCCACGTCCTGGCGCTCGACAATGAGCAGACCCTGGCGCTCCGCGAGATCCAGGCCCGCGACGGCGGTGGATTCGTGACCGATGAGGAGATCGAGAGCCTGAAATCGGGAGGCGCCAAGCTCGAGATCATTCCCCGCGGCGTGCCCCGGGTCGAGGTCCAGGCTTTGAATCTCTACCACGAGATCAAGGTCGGGGAGACCGTGGACATGGACGTCACCATCAAGAACACGGGAACCCGCACGCTCAACAACGTGCGCGTGTTCTGCGACCTGCCGCTCAACTGGCGGGCGGAAATCGTTCCCGACCTCATCCCGGTTCTCGAACAAAACAAGGACGAGGTCGTCCGGATCCGGTTCGTCCCGCCCGCGGACGTCTCTGTCGGCGATTACGAACCCAAGATCCGGACCGATTCCATCGCCGACAACCGGAGGGTGGAATCCCTCGACAAGATCGTCCGCATCCATCTCGGTTCGAAGACGAACGTTCTCGGCATCGGGGCCCTGGTTCTTCTTCTTGTGGGCCTGCTCGTCGGCATCGTCGTCTTCGGCATCAAGCTGACGCGAAGATAA